Proteins from a genomic interval of Rattus norvegicus strain BN/NHsdMcwi chromosome 2, GRCr8, whole genome shotgun sequence:
- the Acadm gene encoding medium-chain specific acyl-CoA dehydrogenase, mitochondrial precursor, with protein MAAALRRGYKVLRSVSHFECRAQHTKPSLKQEPGLGFSFELTEQQKEFQTIARKFAREEIIPVAPDYDKSGEYPFPLIKRAWELGLINTHIPESCGGLGLGTFDACLITEELAYGCTGVQTAIEANSLGQMPVIIAGNDQQKKKYLGRMTEQLMMCAYCVTEPSAGSDVAGIKTKAEKKGDEYVINGQKMWITNGGKANWYFVLTRSNPDPKVPASKAFTGFIVEADTPGIHIGKKELNMGQRCSDTRGITFEDVRVPKENVLIGEGAGFKIAMGAFDRTRPTVAAGAVGLAQRALDEATKYALDRKTFGKLLVEHQGVSFLLAEMAMKVELARLSYQRAAWEVDSGRRNTYFASIAKAFAGDIANQLATDAVQIFGGYGFNTEYPVEKLMRDAKIYQIYEGTAQIQRLIIAREHIEKYKN; from the exons AGTTGACGGAGCAGCAGAAAGAGTTTCAAACAATTGCTCGGAAGTTTGCCAGAGAGGAAATAATCCCGGTCGCCCCAGACTACGATAAAAGCGGGGAA TACCCGTTCCCTCTCATCAAGAGAGCCTGGGAACTTGGGTTGATCAACACACACATTCCGGAGAGTTGTG GTGGTCTTGGCCTGGGAACTTTTGATGCGTGTTTAATTACGGAAGAGTTGGCATATGGGTGTACAGGGGTGCAGACTGCTATTGAAGCAAATTCTTTGGGG CAAATGCCTGTGATTATTGCTGGAAATGATCAACAGAAGAAGAAGTATTTGGGGAGGATGACGGAGCAGCTGAtgatgtgt GCCTACTGCGTGACAGAACCCTCAGCAGGCTCTGATGTGGCGGGCATTAAGACCAAAGCAGAGAAGAAGGGTGATGAATATGTCATCAATGGCCAGAAGATGTGGATAACCAACGGGGGAAAGGCCAACTG GTATTTTGTATTGACGCGATCTAACCCAGATCCTAAAGTACCTGCTAGTAAAGCCTTCACCGGATTCATCGTGGAGGCCGACACCCCGGGAATACACATCGGAAAAAAG GAACTAAACATGGGTCAGCGGtgctctgacaccagaggaatcACCTTCGAAGATGTCAGAGTGCCTAAGGAAAATGTGTTAATTGGTGAAGGAGCAGGTTTCAAGATTGCAATGGGGGCTTTTGATAGAACCAGGCCGACG GTCGCAGCTGGTGCTGTCGGGCTAGCCCAGAGAGCCCTGGACGAAGCTACTAAGTATGCCCTGGACAGGAAAACATTTGGAAAGCTGCTAGTGGAG CACCAAGGAGTTTCATTTCTGCTCGCAGAAATGGCGATGAAAGTTGAACTGGCCAGACTCAGTTACCAGCGAGCAGCCTGGGAGGTTGACTCCGGCCGCCGGAACACGTACTTTGCCTCTATTGCGAAGGCCTTTGCTGGAGATATTGCCAACCAGCTCGCTACCGATGCTGTGCAGATTTTCGGAGGCTATGGATTCAACACTGAGTACCCAGTAGAAAAGCTGATGCGGGACGCCAAGATCTATCAG atttaCGAAGGTACTGCACAAATTCAGAGGCTGATCATAGCTCGTGAGCACATtgaaaagtataaaaattaa